One genomic region from Quercus robur chromosome 4, dhQueRobu3.1, whole genome shotgun sequence encodes:
- the LOC126723203 gene encoding peptidyl-prolyl cis-trans isomerase FKBP20-2, chloroplastic isoform X1, whose amino-acid sequence MLQTSNFQRNHVANLLISSLFHIQPTFSLIVSVCTMLGSFDTQKKQITRSCPILNLKDERQSGYTSHVDETIRRRLLFGLVTTALFPTLSSSGKTKSKNPYDEKRLLEQNKRVQKENNAPEDFPSFVREGFQVNVVTPENYIKCDSGLIYRDFEVGKGDCPKDGQQVTFHYVGYNESGRRIDSTYLQGSPAKIRLGNNALVPGFEEGIRDMRPGGKRRIIIPPELGPPVGPSTFFSAKQFEVFDVELLSIQTCQRRTIAFYSDFVCN is encoded by the exons ATGCTGCAAACCTCAAATTTCCAAAGAAACCATGTTGCTAACTTACTCATCAGCTCCCTCTTTCATATCCAACCCACCTTTTCCTt AATTGTTTCAGTATGTACTATGCTAGGAAGTTTTGATACTCAGAAAAAGCAAATAACGCGTAGCTGTCCAATTCTCAACTTGAAAGATGAAAG ACAGAGTGGTTACACATCACATGTTGATGAGACAATAAGGCGGAGGCTTTTATTTGGTTTGGTCACAACAGCCTTGTTTCCAACTCTATCTTCTTCTGGAAAAACAAAGAGTAAGAATCCATATGATGAAAAACGCTTGCTAGAACAAAATAAGCGGGTACAGAAAGAAAACAATGCACCTGAAGACTTTCCAAGTTTTGTCAGAGAAG GTTTTCAAGTTAATGTAGTAACACCAGAAAACTACATAAAATGTGATTCTGGGCTTATATATCGGGACTTTGAAGTTGGTAAAGGTGATTGCCCAAAGGATGGTCAGCAG GTGACTTTTCACTATGTTGGCTATAATGAGTCAGGCCGCCGTATTGACAGCACATACCTACAGGGTTCCCCTGCCAAAATCCGCTTGGGCAATAATGCATTGGTACCAG GATTTGAGGAAGGTATTCGAGACATGAGACCTGggggaaaaagaagaataatcaTTCCACCAGAACTTGGACCACCG GTTGGACCTTCCACCTTTTTCAGCGCAAAACAGTTTGAAGTTTTTGATGTTGAGCTGCTTAGCATTCAGACCTGTCAAAGGAGGACCATAGCTTTTTACTCTGATTTTGTGTGCAATTAA
- the LOC126723203 gene encoding peptidyl-prolyl cis-trans isomerase FKBP20-2, chloroplastic isoform X2, producing the protein MLLTYSSAPSFISNPPFPYRIVSVCTMLGSFDTQKKQITRSCPILNLKDERQSGYTSHVDETIRRRLLFGLVTTALFPTLSSSGKTKSKNPYDEKRLLEQNKRVQKENNAPEDFPSFVREGFQVNVVTPENYIKCDSGLIYRDFEVGKGDCPKDGQQVTFHYVGYNESGRRIDSTYLQGSPAKIRLGNNALVPGFEEGIRDMRPGGKRRIIIPPELGPPVGPSTFFSAKQFEVFDVELLSIQTCQRRTIAFYSDFVCN; encoded by the exons ATGTTGCTAACTTACTCATCAGCTCCCTCTTTCATATCCAACCCACCTTTTCCTt ACAGAATTGTTTCAGTATGTACTATGCTAGGAAGTTTTGATACTCAGAAAAAGCAAATAACGCGTAGCTGTCCAATTCTCAACTTGAAAGATGAAAG ACAGAGTGGTTACACATCACATGTTGATGAGACAATAAGGCGGAGGCTTTTATTTGGTTTGGTCACAACAGCCTTGTTTCCAACTCTATCTTCTTCTGGAAAAACAAAGAGTAAGAATCCATATGATGAAAAACGCTTGCTAGAACAAAATAAGCGGGTACAGAAAGAAAACAATGCACCTGAAGACTTTCCAAGTTTTGTCAGAGAAG GTTTTCAAGTTAATGTAGTAACACCAGAAAACTACATAAAATGTGATTCTGGGCTTATATATCGGGACTTTGAAGTTGGTAAAGGTGATTGCCCAAAGGATGGTCAGCAG GTGACTTTTCACTATGTTGGCTATAATGAGTCAGGCCGCCGTATTGACAGCACATACCTACAGGGTTCCCCTGCCAAAATCCGCTTGGGCAATAATGCATTGGTACCAG GATTTGAGGAAGGTATTCGAGACATGAGACCTGggggaaaaagaagaataatcaTTCCACCAGAACTTGGACCACCG GTTGGACCTTCCACCTTTTTCAGCGCAAAACAGTTTGAAGTTTTTGATGTTGAGCTGCTTAGCATTCAGACCTGTCAAAGGAGGACCATAGCTTTTTACTCTGATTTTGTGTGCAATTAA
- the LOC126723202 gene encoding cationic amino acid transporter 9, chloroplastic translates to MGRGKGSNRNSRISSYSSSSTTTAPYNTTSSSTSSSSSTWWSNFCSSALRTKPQVSPSENSVRAVGDGLVRRLGLLDLVLIGVGASIGAGIFVVTGTVARDVGPGVTISFALAGAVCVLNALCYAELASRFPALVGGAYMYTYTAFNELTAFLVFAQLMLDYHIGAASIARSLASYVVTILELFPIFKGMPNWIGNGEEFLGGALSINLLAPILLVLLTIILCRGVGESSALNSFMTALKIIIVIIVVFVGAFEVDVSNWSPFAPNGVKSILTGATVVFFAYVGFDAVANSAEESKRPQRDLPIGIMGSLLICIALYIGVCLVITGMVPYKFLGEDAPLAEAFTSKGLKYVSVLISIGAVAGLTTTLLVGLYVQSRLYLGLGRDGLLPALFAKVHPKRHTPIHSQVWVGIVASVLAGLFNVHVLSHILSVGTLTGYSVVSACVITLRWNDKTASQVLSSSWLEGVICLITVACCGFGAGLFYRVSASFIFLIVAVVLASIASFALIFHQDYAVPPGFSCPWVPTLPALCIFLNMFLFAQLHYEGWVRFVILSIITIGVYAFYGQYHADPRTEETFGYQRAPLEPVEEA, encoded by the exons ATGGGACGAGGCAAAGGGAGCAACAGAAATTCAAGgatttcttcttattcttcttcttctactactACTGCTCCTTATAATACGACGTCGTCTTCTacgtcttcgtcttcgtctaCGTGGTGGTCTAATTTCTGCTCCTCGGCGCTCAGAACAAAGCCGCAGGTTTCTCCGTCGGAAAACTCCGTTCGTGCTGTCGGCGATGGACTCGTCCGGCGACTCGGCTTGCTCGACCTCGTTCTCATCGGCGTCGGAGCTTCTATCGGCGCCGGCATCTTCGTTGTCACCGGCACCGTCGCTCGCGACGTTGGCCCTG GAGTTACAATTAGTTTTGCGCTAGCTGGAGCAGTGTGTGTGTTAAATGCGCTCTGTTATGCCGAGTTAGCTTCTCGTTTTCCTGCTCTTGTTGGGGGAGCATACATGTATACCTACACAGCCTTCAATGAACTTACTGCTTTTCTTGTATTTGCACAACTAATGCTTGACTATCATATTGGGGCAGCTAGCATAGCTCGAAGCTTAGCAAGCTATGTAGTTACAATTCTAGAACTTTTTCCCATTTTCAAAGGTATGCCAAACTGGATTGGAAATGGTGAAGAGTTTCTAGGAGGAGCTCTATCTATCAACTTATTAGCTCCAATTCTGCTAGTGCTTCTTACTATAATTCTTTGCCGGGGTGTTGGAGAATCCTCTGCTTTGAACTCATTCATGACTGCGCTAAAG ATCAtcattgttattattgttgtctttgttggtgCTTTTGAGGTGGATGTTTCAAATTGGTCTCCTTTTGCTCCAAATGGTGTTAAATCAATTCTGACTGGAGCTACTGTAGTATTCTTTGCATATGTTGGATTTGATGCAGTTGCTAATTCAGCTGAAGAATCAAAGAGACCACAG CGGGATTTGCCAATAGGCATCATGGGAAGCCTTCTCATATGTATTGCATTATATATTGGTGTCTGTTTAGTGATAACTGGAATGGTACCTTACAAGTTCCTCGGGGAAGATGCTCCTTTGGCTGAAGCTTTTACATCCAAGGGCTTGAAATATGTTTCAGTTCTGATCAGCATAGGTGCCGTTGCTGGACTTACAACAACCCTTCTAGTCGGTCTTTATGTTCAG TCTCGGTTATATCTTGGGCTTGGAAGGGATGGCTTACTACCTGCATTATTTGCTAAAGTACACCCAAAGCGCCACACTCCTATTCATTCTCAGGTCTGGGTTGGTATTGTTGCTAGTGTTTTGGCAGGGCTATTTAATGTGCATGTGCTCTCACACATTCTTTCAGTTGGCACATTG ACAGGCTATTCTGTTGTCTCAGCATGCGTTATAACTCTTCGCTGGAATGATAAGACAGCAAGTCAAGTGTTATCTTCATCTTGGCTGGAAGGTGTCATCTGCCTCATCACAGTTGCCTGTTGTGGTTTTGGTGCTGGACTATTCTACCGTGTCAGTGCTTCGTTTATCTTTCTGATTGTAGCTGTAGTTCTAGCAAGTATTGCTTCTTTTGCTCTCATTTTCCACCAA GATTATGCAGTTCCGCCAGGGTTTTCTTGTCCTTGGGTTCCTACTTTGCCAGCTCTTTGCATCTTCTtgaacatgtttttatttgctCAG TTACACTATGAAGGATGGGTGAGATTCGTCATCCTTAGCATTATTACAATTGGTGTTTATGCATTTTATGGGCAGTATCATGCTGATCCGAGGACAGAAGAGACATTTGGCTATCAAAGGGCCCCTTTAGAACCTGTAGAAGAGGCTTGA